The proteins below are encoded in one region of Amycolatopsis magusensis:
- the gnd gene encoding phosphogluconate dehydrogenase (NAD(+)-dependent, decarboxylating): MVQMGLVGLGKMGFNMRERLRAAGHEVVGYDRNAEVSDTTSLEDLVSKLAAPRIVWVMVPAGEPTRETVVAFGNLLEEGDILIDGGNSKFTDDKLNAELLAAKGVGYLDVGVSGGIWGKENGYGLMVGGAAADVERAMPIFDALRPEGPREEGFSHAGSVGAGHYAKMVHNGIEYGLMQAFAEGFELLEASHVVEDVPSVIKGWQRGTVVRSWLLDLLVRALDEDPELDDLEGYVEDSGEGRWTLEEAINNAVPAPVISAALFARFASRQEHSSAMRAVAALRQQFGGHAVKKAGG, from the coding sequence ATGGTGCAGATGGGGCTGGTCGGGCTCGGCAAGATGGGCTTCAACATGCGCGAGCGGCTGCGTGCCGCCGGGCACGAAGTCGTCGGCTACGACCGCAACGCCGAAGTCAGCGACACGACTTCGCTCGAGGACCTGGTCTCGAAGCTGGCCGCGCCGCGCATCGTCTGGGTGATGGTGCCCGCGGGGGAGCCGACCAGGGAGACCGTGGTCGCGTTCGGCAACCTGCTCGAAGAGGGCGACATCCTCATCGACGGCGGCAACTCCAAGTTCACCGACGACAAGCTGAACGCCGAGCTGCTCGCCGCCAAGGGCGTCGGCTACCTCGACGTCGGCGTCTCCGGTGGCATCTGGGGCAAGGAGAACGGGTACGGCCTGATGGTCGGCGGCGCGGCCGCCGACGTCGAGCGCGCGATGCCGATCTTCGACGCCCTCCGGCCGGAAGGCCCGCGCGAGGAAGGTTTCTCGCACGCGGGCTCGGTCGGCGCCGGGCACTACGCGAAGATGGTGCACAACGGCATCGAGTACGGCCTGATGCAGGCGTTCGCCGAGGGCTTCGAGCTGCTCGAGGCTTCGCACGTGGTCGAGGACGTGCCGTCGGTGATCAAGGGGTGGCAGCGCGGGACCGTGGTCCGCTCCTGGCTGCTCGACCTGCTGGTCCGCGCGCTGGACGAGGACCCGGAGCTGGACGACCTCGAGGGGTACGTCGAGGACTCCGGCGAAGGCCGGTGGACCCTCGAAGAGGCGATCAACAACGCCGTGCCCGCGCCGGTCATCTCGGCCGCCCTGTTCGCCAGGTTCGCCTCGCGCCAGGAGCACTCCTCCGCGATGCGCGCGGTGGCCGCGCTGCGCCAGCAGTTCGGCGGCCACGCGGTGAAGAAGGCCGGCGGCTGA
- the dnaN gene encoding DNA polymerase III subunit beta translates to MKIRVERDGLADAVAWVARSLPSRPPVPVLGGVLLEASDTAESDALTVSGFDYEVSATVGVPATIADGGRMLVSGRLLADITKALPAQPVEISVDGARASITCGNAKFSLPTMPVEDYPQLPSQPAFAGELAGEVFGQAVAQVAVASGKDDTLPMLTGMRLEISGDTVTLVATDRFRLAMREFTWKPAEGLADAAVLVPARTLAEAAKSMGGSGATVKLALASGEGLLGLSGSGRYATTRLLDAEFPPYRQLLPASHTSRAVLGVGALAEAIKRVSLVAERGTQVRLEFSEGLLRLSAGGDDEGSAEEELPVDYEGEAVTIAFNPGYLVDGLGALHADRAELTFTTPNRPALIKPADEEGNVVPGYLYLLMPVRLPG, encoded by the coding sequence ATGAAGATCCGCGTCGAGCGCGACGGGCTGGCAGACGCCGTCGCCTGGGTGGCGAGAAGCCTGCCGTCGCGGCCTCCCGTCCCGGTACTGGGCGGAGTGCTCCTGGAGGCCTCCGACACCGCCGAAAGCGACGCGCTCACCGTTTCCGGCTTCGACTACGAGGTCTCGGCCACCGTGGGCGTCCCGGCGACCATCGCCGACGGCGGCCGCATGCTCGTCTCCGGCCGCCTCCTCGCCGACATCACCAAGGCGCTGCCCGCGCAGCCGGTGGAGATCTCGGTCGACGGCGCCCGCGCGTCCATCACCTGCGGGAACGCCAAGTTCAGCCTGCCGACCATGCCGGTCGAGGACTACCCGCAGCTCCCGTCCCAGCCCGCCTTCGCCGGTGAGCTGGCCGGTGAGGTCTTCGGCCAGGCGGTGGCCCAGGTCGCGGTCGCCTCCGGCAAGGACGACACGCTCCCGATGCTCACCGGCATGCGGCTGGAGATCTCCGGCGACACCGTCACCCTCGTCGCCACCGACCGCTTCCGCCTCGCCATGCGCGAGTTCACCTGGAAGCCGGCCGAGGGGCTGGCCGACGCCGCGGTCCTGGTGCCCGCGCGCACGCTGGCCGAGGCCGCGAAGTCGATGGGCGGCAGCGGCGCGACGGTCAAGCTCGCGCTCGCCAGCGGTGAGGGCCTGCTCGGTCTGTCCGGTTCCGGCCGCTACGCGACCACCCGCCTCCTTGACGCCGAATTCCCGCCGTACCGCCAGTTGCTGCCCGCGAGCCACACCTCGCGCGCGGTGCTCGGCGTCGGCGCGCTCGCCGAAGCGATCAAGCGTGTGTCACTGGTCGCCGAGCGTGGTACCCAGGTGCGGCTCGAGTTCTCGGAGGGACTGCTGCGGCTGTCCGCCGGGGGCGATGACGAAGGCAGCGCCGAAGAGGAGCTGCCGGTGGACTACGAGGGGGAGGCGGTGACCATCGCCTTCAACCCGGGCTACCTGGTCGACGGGCTCGGTGCGCTGCACGCCGACCGCGCCGAGCTGACCTTCACCACGCCGAACCGCCCCGCGCTGATCAAGCCCGCGGACGAGGAGGGCAACGTGGTGCCCGGGTACCTCTACCTGCTGATGCCGGTCCGCCTGCCGGGCTGA
- a CDS encoding CGNR zinc finger domain-containing protein produces MDLGTRLITGEDGQPFPFDPGAFFLELLLTGGPEGEQWELLRGTSDLASWLVDSRLALTAPIEAEDVRIRPAELRAIKHLRDTLWTVTQVIAAGEEPNEDELETINAAAESSLRPRVALDTGVCEWATPITGTQVLGTAAREAIDVIGGDRIDRLRECEAEDCGLLFLDTSRPGNRRWCSMQRCGNRNKVKAYRERQAQD; encoded by the coding sequence ATGGATCTGGGCACCAGGTTGATCACCGGCGAGGACGGGCAGCCGTTCCCGTTCGACCCGGGTGCGTTCTTCCTCGAGCTGCTCCTCACCGGTGGGCCCGAAGGCGAGCAGTGGGAGTTGCTGCGCGGCACGTCCGACCTCGCGAGCTGGCTGGTGGACTCCCGGCTCGCGCTCACCGCGCCGATCGAGGCGGAGGACGTCCGCATCCGCCCGGCCGAGCTCCGCGCGATCAAGCACCTGCGGGACACGCTCTGGACCGTGACCCAGGTGATCGCCGCCGGCGAGGAACCGAACGAGGACGAACTGGAAACCATCAACGCGGCCGCCGAGTCGTCCCTGCGGCCGCGGGTCGCCCTCGACACCGGCGTGTGCGAATGGGCCACGCCGATCACCGGCACCCAGGTGCTCGGCACCGCGGCACGCGAAGCGATCGACGTCATCGGCGGCGACCGGATCGACCGGCTGCGTGAGTGCGAAGCGGAGGACTGCGGGCTGCTCTTCCTCGACACCTCGCGGCCGGGCAACCGGCGGTGGTGCTCGATGCAGCGCTGCGGCAACCGCAACAAGGTGAAGGCCTACCGCGAACGGCAGGCCCAGGACTGA